CCGCGCGAGCATCGTGGCCGTCGTCACGCAGGCCAATGGCCGCACAGTCGATGTTTCGGCACAGGTGAAACTTAGCGCTTCGCAGCCTGAATTAGTAAAGATCGAAGGTCGCGAGATCATCTCCATTGCCGATGGTACTGCCGAGTTGATGATCGAGCATTCGGGCCAGCAGACGAAGATTCCGCTGACGGTGAAGAATGCGGCCGCGACCACTGCTCCATCGTTTCGGCACGATGTACTACCCGTGCTCACTCGCTTTGGTTGCAACCAGGGAGCCTGCCACGGCAAGCTGGCCGGGCAGAACGGCTTTCGCTTGTCGCTACGTGGCTATGCGCCCGAGTGGGATCACGGCTGGCTGACGCGCGAGTTTTACGGCCGCCGTATCAGTTCCACGACACCGGCCGATAGCCTGCTGATTCGCAAGCCCAACGGCCGCGAGCCCCATGGAGGTGGACGCCTGTTCGAGCCCGGCAGCCGCGCCGAGCAAACGCTCTTGGATTGGATTACCACTGGCACTCCCAACGCAATTGCCGATGAACCTGCCGTAACTAAGTTGGAAGTCTTTCCTGGCGATCGCAACACCGCCGCCGGCGATACCCAGCAACTGGCCGTTTATGCTCACTACGAAAACGGCCGCGTCCGCGATGTCACCTGGCTCGCGCAGTTTTTCACCAACGATGCGAGCGTGGTGGAAGTCTCTCCCACGGGGCTTGTGAAATGTTTGCGAGCAGGTGAAACCGTCGTTCGCGTTCATTTTCAAGGCGAAGTGGTCGTCACGCAGTTCACCATTCCCTTTGCCGATCCAGTCCCGGCCGATCAACTGGCTGAGCGCCGCAATGTGGTCGACCAGCATGTCTTCGAGAAACTGGCTGTGCTTCGCATTCCGCCATCGGCAGGTGCTGACGATGCGACTTTCCTCCGCCGCGTTTATCTCGACACCATCGGCACGTTGCCAACGGTTGCCGAAACCGAACAATTTCTCGCCAGCAGTTCTCCCAACAAGCGGTCGCAGTTGATCGACGAACTGTTGCAGCGGCCCGAATGGGTCGACTTCTGGACGCTGCAACTGTGCGATCAGTTGCAGAACCGCAAAGAGCGCGATCATGACGTGCGCGGCACGAAGGGAGTGCGGTCGTTTCATGCCTGGATGCGCGAGCAATTGCAGGCGAACCGTTCGTGGGACAAGATCGCTGCCGATGTGCTGACTTCGCAAGGGAGCGTCGGTGCACATCCGCAAGTCGGCTACTACATCGTGACCCTGGGGGAGCAACGGAGGGCGGAAGATTCCGACCTGGTGTCGTCCGTCGCTCAGGCATTTGTGGGAACACGCGTCGGCTGTGCGAAGTGCCACAATCATCCGCTGGAGCGTTACACGCAAGATGATTACTACCGCTTCGCCGCCTTCTTCGCCCGCACACAGTTGCAGCGGAAGAATCCGGCCGAAGGGATGACAAATCTCATCTTCCGCAACGAAGAGGAGGAGCGCGCTCGCCGCCAACTGGACGATGCTCAAAAGAAATTGGCCGAGGCCAAGTCGAATCTGGAAGGTAAAGAAGGGAGCGAGGCGGAGAAGCTGCAAAAGGAATTAAAAAATCGTCAGCAGCAGGTGGATATCTATGAGAAAGGGGTCGCCAGCGCACTGGCGAAGCCGCCGCAAGTTCGGCAGCCGCGCACGGGGCAAATGATGCCACCCCTGCCGCTCGATCGAAGCGAGGTCTCGCTCGCGGAGAACACCGACCCGCGCACTGCGCTCGTTCGCTGGATGCATCAGCCCACGAACGAGACGTTTACGGGCAACATGGTCAATCGGCTCTGGAAGCACTTCTTCAGCGTGGGATTGGTCGAGCCCGTCGATGATCTGCGGGCGAGCAATCCGCCGTCGAATCGCCCGCTCTGGCAAGCGCTGAATCGGGAATTCGTCGAACATCAATACGATCTCAAGCACTTGATGAAGCTGATGCTCAACTCGCGAACCTATCAACTGAGCAGTACAACGGTCGCTGCGAACGAACAGGATCAGCGTCACTATTCGCACTACTATGCTCGCCGCTTGCCGGCCGAAGTGCTGCTCGATGCCATTAGCCAGGTGACGGAAGTCCCCGATCAGTTCCCGGGGTATCCCGTTGGCTTGCGGGCGATTCAAGTTCCGGACCCCGGTGTCAGTTCTTCGTTCCTGGCAATGTTCGGCCGCTCAGATCGTGTCACCGCTTGTGCGTGCGAACGGAGCGGCGAAGTAACCTTGCCGCAGTTGCTTCACTTGCAGTGTGGCGATGGTCTGACGCAAAAACTCAATCAGCCCGAAAGCCGGCTCAAGCAATTACTAACCGCCAAGCTCGACAATGGTCCGCTCGCGCGCTCCATTTTCCTTTCAGCCCTGGCTCGCGAACCGCGCCCCGCGGAACTGCAGGCGATTGAAACGGCGCTCGGCGACGCTAAGACTGACGATGCTTCCCGAGAAGAAGCGGTTCGCGATTTGTTTTGGGCAGTTCTGAATACGAAAGAGTTTGCGTTCAATCATTGAAAGCAGCCGTCACTGCAAGAAGTAGCTCAGTCACTCCGTGACTGAGAAGGCAACCGAGTCATGGAATGACTCGACTACGAAAAAGAGAAGCCAAAATGCTCGACATCAACTTGAATCAAGCCCGCCAAAAGTTCTGCAACGGCTGGAGCCGACGAGATTTTTTGCGCATCGGCGCCATCGGCCCGCTCGGGTTTTCGCTGGGAAATCTGCTGCAGGCGGAAGCCAGCGGCGCTGCGGCCGCGACGAAGCGGGCCAAATCGATCATCCTGGTCTATTTGGGGGGCGGCCTGTCGCACCACGACACCTTTGACCCCAAGCCAAACGCATCAGCTGAGATTCGGGGCAAGTACAGCACCATTCAGACCAAGCTCCCCGGCATCTCGTACGGCGAACTGGTTCCCAAGCTCGCGCAGCAGAACGACCTGTACACGCTGATTCGCAGCGGGGCCCACAGTAGCGATCATCACGAGACAGCGACCAACTGGGTCATGAGCGGCCGCTTTGGTTCGGCTTTCGGCGACTATCCGGCCATCGGCGCTGTCGTCGCGCACGAGACGGGCTTTCGCACGCAAGTGCCGCCGTATGTTTCGGTGCCCAACAATCCGTCGTTCACTTGGGAACTGGGCCGCAGCGCGTTTCTCGGCGGGCGTTACGAATCGTTCAAAGCCGGCGATCCCAACTCCGGTGGCTACAAGGTCCGCGATCTCTCGCGGGCTCAGCCCCTAACCGATAAGTCTCTCAGTCGGCGGCAGAATCTGCTGCAGGCCGTCGATTCGCTCGGCCAGCAAGTGCGCGGCAACGATCAGGTGGCCACCTACGACGAATTCCAAAAGCGGGCTGCGGAAATGATCCTGTCGCCGCAAGCGCAGGCCGCGTTCGATATCGAAAAAGAAACGGCCGAACTGCGCGACAAGTATGGCCGCACCACGTTTGGTCAAAGCTGCTTGCTTGCTCGGCGGCTTGTCGAAGGGGGCGTGACGTTCGTCACCATCAACTACGGCGGCTGGGACCATCACGGCAAGATCTTCCCCGCGCTTGATAAGAAGCTCCCCGAATTCGATCAAGGTTTGTCCTCGTTGCTCGCTGATCTCAAGGAGCATGGCCTGCTCGACGAAACGCTGGTCGTGGCCATGGGCGAGTTCGGTCGCACACCCAAGATCAACAAGGAAGAAGGACGCGATCACTGGGCGCTGGCAGCTTCGCTGATCTTCGCTGGTGCGGGGGTGAAAGGTGGCCAGGTGATTGGTGCGACCGACGAAATCGGGGCGCACACCACCAAGCAACCCGTGAAGCCCGCCGATGTGGCGTACACGATGCTGTCGGCCCTGGGCATTCATCCGCGCAAGCACATTCACACTCCCGATGGTCGCCCGCTTGAGATCCTCGACGAAGGAAAACTGATCGAGGATTTGTATGGTTAGTGCGCCCTCCCCTGCCCTGCTCGCACTGGTGCTTTGTCTGTCCGCTAGCGCGGTGCATGCCCAAGACAAACCTCCCGAGAAGAAAGATCCGCCGAAGGTGCTGATGTCGTTGCCGCTGGCAATTTCGCCGGGCAAACTTGCGCAGATCACCTTGCGCGGCCAACGGCTCGATCAAGCGACCGAAGTCACGATGGCCGGAATCGATGCGGCACCAAAAGTGGAAGTAAAGAAGAAGGAAAAGGCCACCGTTCCTAACGGCCTGAAGGCGGAAGAGATCGGCGATTCGCAAGTTCAAATCGAATTCACGCTCCCCAACGATTTCGACAAGCCGGAAGTGCAACTGGTCGTCGCTTCGGCCGACGGGACTTCGCAGCCTTATTCCATGCTGGTGCTCCCCGCGGAAAAGTTAGTTGCCGAAACGGAGCCGAACGAAGCCTTTCGCAAACCGGGCTCGATTGCCTTGGGCCAGACGACAAGCGGCAGTGTGCATCAGCAACGGGATGTGGATGTCTTCAAGATCGAAGGTGTCGCTGGAGAAACGATTGTCGCCGAGATCTTTGCTGCCCGCCGAGGCTCGGCACTCGACCCGATTATGTCGCTCTACGATGCCACAGGCCAGTTGCTCGTGCAGAGCGACGACCAGCCCGAACATCGGGATGCAATCCTGAAGCACCAACTGCGAGCGGCCGGCTCATATTTTCTTGTCCTCCTCGATGCTCACGATCGCGGTTCAGCCGCTCATCCGTACTTGTTGCAGTTGCGGTCGGAATAGCAGGACCACCGATCCAACCTGTTCGCCTGCAGTGCAGGTCCGTTTTGCGCAGTATATTGCCCTTGGTCTCTGTTTTTCGAATTGCCCCT
Above is a window of Anatilimnocola aggregata DNA encoding:
- a CDS encoding DUF1549 domain-containing protein; the protein is MNRPLWICCALLLAGTCSWLVAEEAPRLQIFPPLLTLDGAGDRASIVAVVTQANGRTVDVSAQVKLSASQPELVKIEGREIISIADGTAELMIEHSGQQTKIPLTVKNAAATTAPSFRHDVLPVLTRFGCNQGACHGKLAGQNGFRLSLRGYAPEWDHGWLTREFYGRRISSTTPADSLLIRKPNGREPHGGGRLFEPGSRAEQTLLDWITTGTPNAIADEPAVTKLEVFPGDRNTAAGDTQQLAVYAHYENGRVRDVTWLAQFFTNDASVVEVSPTGLVKCLRAGETVVRVHFQGEVVVTQFTIPFADPVPADQLAERRNVVDQHVFEKLAVLRIPPSAGADDATFLRRVYLDTIGTLPTVAETEQFLASSSPNKRSQLIDELLQRPEWVDFWTLQLCDQLQNRKERDHDVRGTKGVRSFHAWMREQLQANRSWDKIAADVLTSQGSVGAHPQVGYYIVTLGEQRRAEDSDLVSSVAQAFVGTRVGCAKCHNHPLERYTQDDYYRFAAFFARTQLQRKNPAEGMTNLIFRNEEEERARRQLDDAQKKLAEAKSNLEGKEGSEAEKLQKELKNRQQQVDIYEKGVASALAKPPQVRQPRTGQMMPPLPLDRSEVSLAENTDPRTALVRWMHQPTNETFTGNMVNRLWKHFFSVGLVEPVDDLRASNPPSNRPLWQALNREFVEHQYDLKHLMKLMLNSRTYQLSSTTVAANEQDQRHYSHYYARRLPAEVLLDAISQVTEVPDQFPGYPVGLRAIQVPDPGVSSSFLAMFGRSDRVTACACERSGEVTLPQLLHLQCGDGLTQKLNQPESRLKQLLTAKLDNGPLARSIFLSALAREPRPAELQAIETALGDAKTDDASREEAVRDLFWAVLNTKEFAFNH
- a CDS encoding DUF1501 domain-containing protein, encoding MTRLRKREAKMLDINLNQARQKFCNGWSRRDFLRIGAIGPLGFSLGNLLQAEASGAAAATKRAKSIILVYLGGGLSHHDTFDPKPNASAEIRGKYSTIQTKLPGISYGELVPKLAQQNDLYTLIRSGAHSSDHHETATNWVMSGRFGSAFGDYPAIGAVVAHETGFRTQVPPYVSVPNNPSFTWELGRSAFLGGRYESFKAGDPNSGGYKVRDLSRAQPLTDKSLSRRQNLLQAVDSLGQQVRGNDQVATYDEFQKRAAEMILSPQAQAAFDIEKETAELRDKYGRTTFGQSCLLARRLVEGGVTFVTINYGGWDHHGKIFPALDKKLPEFDQGLSSLLADLKEHGLLDETLVVAMGEFGRTPKINKEEGRDHWALAASLIFAGAGVKGGQVIGATDEIGAHTTKQPVKPADVAYTMLSALGIHPRKHIHTPDGRPLEILDEGKLIEDLYG